In a genomic window of Pseudomonadota bacterium:
- a CDS encoding MbtH family protein: MDEEDNTPVKAVINHEEQYSIWPLDRDNPPGWRDAGKEGSREEVLAWIEEVWTDMRPRSLREQMDAQS; the protein is encoded by the coding sequence ATGGACGAAGAAGACAACACCCCGGTGAAGGCCGTCATCAACCACGAGGAGCAGTACTCGATCTGGCCTCTCGATCGGGACAATCCCCCCGGCTGGCGCGATGCCGGCAAAGAGGGATCGCGCGAAGAGGTGCTGGCCTGGATAGAAGAGGTCTGGACCGACATGCGGCCCCGCTCGCTGCGGGAGCAGATGGACGCGCAGTCGTAG